The genomic segment TGCGGTCGATCCGCTCGAGGGCACCGAGATCGTGGCCCGCGGACTGAACAACGCGATGTCCGTCATTGCGGTTGCCGGCAAGGGCAGTCTGCTGCACGCGCCGGACATGTACATGGAGAAGCTGGCGGTCGGCCCCGAGCTCGCGGGCAAGGTGAGCTTGTCGGATCCGCTGGAGAAGACGCTGTTTACGGCGGCCGAGCATCTTGGCAAGCCCGTCCGGGAGCTTACGGTCATGCTGCTTGACCGCGACCGGCATGCGCATATCGTGCGGACGCTGCGCGAAGTTGGGGTACGCATTAAATTTCTGTCCGACGGGGACGTTGCCGGCGCGCTTGCGCCGTCGTTTCCCGAAGCGGGCATCGATCTGTACGTCGGCTCGGGCGGCGCGCCGGAGGGCGTGCTGGCCGCGGCCGCGCTGCGCTGCCTGGGAGGCGAGATTCAAGGCCGCCTCATGCCGGCGGACAGCCGCGAGTACGACCGCTGTCTCGAGATGGGACTGGCGGACCCGGAGAAGGTGCTGACGATGGACGACATGGTCGGCACCGGCGACGTCATCTTTGCCGCGACCGGCGTCACGCCGGGAGAATTCATGGGCGGCGTGCGGTACTTGCCGGGAGACCGCGCGGAGACGCATTCGATCGTGATGCGGGCCAAGACGCGGACGATCCGGCATATCCGCTCGCTCCATCATCTGCCCAGCAAGCCGCTGCTGCTCGATCTGGCCTCGCGCACCTCGGAAGCGACTCTTTCGCCCAATATTGCGGCCTATTAATCAATCCTGTACACTATTCATAGCTTCACTCCGAAAAAAGGTCCTGACGGAGTCCGGCGGGGGCGAAGTCCCCTCAAGGAGAAGCTCTCGCAATAGTTAGGACAGCCGGGAGGGAGCACCAATCGAACTGACCCCAAGACAGCTAGCCATAATCGAGCGCGTGCGCGGCCATGCCCCGATCACGGGGGATCAGATCGCCGAATCGCTCGGCATCAGCCGTCCGACCATTCGGTCGGACTTATCCGTGCTGGTCATGCTCGGGCTGATCGACGCCAAGCCGAAGGTCGGTTACTTTCCCGGACGCCAGCTGTCGGCGGACGGCAGAGCCCGGGACCGGCTCGTCGCGCTGAAGGTGAAGGACATGATGAGCAGGCCGGTCGTCATACAAGAGACGGCCAGCGTGAACGACGCCGTTATCTCGCTGTTCGTTGAGAATACCGGCATTCTGTCGGTGACGGATGACGAAGGCTATCTCGCCGGGCTGGTCACCATCAAGGATTTGCTCAAGGTGACGCTGGGCAACCCCAATGCGGCTTCGATCCCGGTGAGCATGGTGATGACCCGCTTCCCGAGGATTGTCACGGTGACGCCGGAGGACTCGCTCTGGGACGCCGCGAAGAAGCTGCTGCACCATCAGATCGGCGGGATGCCGGTCGTGCAGCCGGCAGGCGGCGACGCAGGCGGTCGACGGACGCTGCTTGAGGTCGTAGGCCGCGTATCCAAGACGACGATGACGCAGGCGCTGGTCGATCTGACCGAGATTACATAGAAGGCAAGGATGGGGGAGAAAAGATGGCTGACCACGCGGAGCATACGATATTCGTGTGCTCGGATGCACTCGGGGATACGGCCGAAGCGGTCGCGCGGGCGACGCTGCGCCAGTTCGCGACGGATAAGGCGGTCATAAGGCGCTTCGGACATATCAAGACCGAGGACGAGGTAAAGTCCATATTGAAGGAAGCGGTCGGCGGGCGCGTGCTTATCGCCTATACGCTGGTGCAGCCGGAGCTGCGGGACACGATGCGCGAGGAAGCGCTCAGGCTCGGCGTTCGCGCCGTCGACGTCATGGGACCGATGATGCAGGCGTTCATCGACACGTTTAACGACGCGCCCAAGTATCAGCCCGGATTGCTGCACGAGATGGACGAATCTTACTTTCGCAAGATCGAGGCGATCGAGTTCGCCGTCAAATACGACGACGGCAAGGACCCGCGCGGCCTGCTCAAGGCGCAGGTCGTGCTCGTCGGCGTGTCGCGGACGTCCAAGACGCCGCTTAGCATCTACCTGGCGCACAAAGGCATCCGGACGGCCAACTATCCGCTCACGATCGAGGTCAAGCCGCCGGAGGAGCTGTTCATGAGGGGGAAGGACCGTCTCTTGGTCGGATTGACGATGGATCCCGAGAGACTCACGCGCATACGTTCGGAGCGGCTCAAGGCGCTCGGCTTGCCGAGTCAAGCGCACTATGCGTCGCCGGACCGGATTCGACAGGAGATCGAGTTCGCGGGAAGGATCATGGATCGTCTTCAATGCCCGGTCATCGACGTGACGGAGCGTGCGATCGAAGAGACGGCGGGATTGATTCTGGAGATGCTGTGAGCGTTTTTGACAAAAGTTCTAATTAAGCTTGATAATCATTATCAGCCCTGTTATAATTCAAAAAGAAAAGAAGGAACCGGCGAAGTTCCTTCTCATCTAACGTATCATAGACTCATTTCACTTCAAACGTACCGCAGTCCGTCTCTTCGGACTTGGAAGGCTCCTTGCGGCTGTGCATCGTGACGAAGATGCTTTCCGCTCTGCAATGGTTCTCTTCCGCCCAGAAGCGGCAGGAATTGACTTCGCAGCGAACGTCCTTTGCCATGTTGTTCACCTCGCTCTCGCGGGCCGAGCATCGAATATCGAGGATGTCAAGTTGGCGCTTGACGCAGCCTCTGCCTCTTCCCGATCGGGTTGGGGTTATTCGATTTTCAGCGGTATTTATTCTTTTATATACTACCAGATATGCTTGTCTGAATCAATGTATGCCCCATTTAAAGCGAATATGTCGGGTTGACAAGGCTCGATCGGCATGATATCTTTAATTTAAGATAAATGATATTGAGATAATAAGAACTGGAGTGATTGACCGTGTCGGATCCTAACGTATCGGATAACCATATATCGCTGAAGCTGTTCGTCGTACTGTCGAAGGCGTACCGAAGCCTTATGGACCAAGCGATGCGGGATATGCGCGAGCAAGGCCTCAGCCCCTCGGAATTCGGCATCATGGAGGTGCTGTACGCCAAGGGGAGGACGCCGATCCAGCAGATCGCCGGCAAGATGCTGCTGACAAGCGGCACGATGACCTACAATATCGACAAGCTCGAAGACAAGGAGCTGATCCGCCGGGTGCTCAGCCGGGAGGACCGCAGGGTCGTGTTCGCGGAGCTGACCGAAAAAGGGACGGCGATGTTCGACGACATTTTCCCCAAGCATGCGAGCAAAATTCAGAGCATGATGGGTGTTCTGACCGGTGAAGAGCAGCAGGAAGCGATCCGCCTGCTCAAGCTGCTTGGCAAGGGCGGGGCAGACTAGCCTTGCTCGCTCGAACGGAATGACCGAACCGCGCCGTCATTGAATATTAAATTTAACTCGGGGGTTGAAGACGATGGAACTCAAGCTCAAAGGCATTCATCATGTATCGGCGATCACGGGCACGGCTGCGGG from the Cohnella hashimotonis genome contains:
- the glpX gene encoding class II fructose-bisphosphatase, which gives rise to MERELALEIVRVTELAALASAPWMGRGDKHHADGAATSAMRAMFDSVSVRGTVVIGEGEMDEAPMLYIGEAVGSAQGPEVDVAVDPLEGTEIVARGLNNAMSVIAVAGKGSLLHAPDMYMEKLAVGPELAGKVSLSDPLEKTLFTAAEHLGKPVRELTVMLLDRDRHAHIVRTLREVGVRIKFLSDGDVAGALAPSFPEAGIDLYVGSGGAPEGVLAAAALRCLGGEIQGRLMPADSREYDRCLEMGLADPEKVLTMDDMVGTGDVIFAATGVTPGEFMGGVRYLPGDRAETHSIVMRAKTRTIRHIRSLHHLPSKPLLLDLASRTSEATLSPNIAAY
- a CDS encoding helix-turn-helix transcriptional regulator translates to MELTPRQLAIIERVRGHAPITGDQIAESLGISRPTIRSDLSVLVMLGLIDAKPKVGYFPGRQLSADGRARDRLVALKVKDMMSRPVVIQETASVNDAVISLFVENTGILSVTDDEGYLAGLVTIKDLLKVTLGNPNAASIPVSMVMTRFPRIVTVTPEDSLWDAAKKLLHHQIGGMPVVQPAGGDAGGRRTLLEVVGRVSKTTMTQALVDLTEIT
- a CDS encoding pyruvate, water dikinase regulatory protein — encoded protein: MADHAEHTIFVCSDALGDTAEAVARATLRQFATDKAVIRRFGHIKTEDEVKSILKEAVGGRVLIAYTLVQPELRDTMREEALRLGVRAVDVMGPMMQAFIDTFNDAPKYQPGLLHEMDESYFRKIEAIEFAVKYDDGKDPRGLLKAQVVLVGVSRTSKTPLSIYLAHKGIRTANYPLTIEVKPPEELFMRGKDRLLVGLTMDPERLTRIRSERLKALGLPSQAHYASPDRIRQEIEFAGRIMDRLQCPVIDVTERAIEETAGLILEML
- a CDS encoding DUF1540 domain-containing protein → MAKDVRCEVNSCRFWAEENHCRAESIFVTMHSRKEPSKSEETDCGTFEVK
- a CDS encoding MarR family winged helix-turn-helix transcriptional regulator: MSDPNVSDNHISLKLFVVLSKAYRSLMDQAMRDMREQGLSPSEFGIMEVLYAKGRTPIQQIAGKMLLTSGTMTYNIDKLEDKELIRRVLSREDRRVVFAELTEKGTAMFDDIFPKHASKIQSMMGVLTGEEQQEAIRLLKLLGKGGAD